A stretch of the Mycobacterium shigaense genome encodes the following:
- a CDS encoding NAD(P)H-dependent amine dehydrogenase family protein — translation MTTISTDRPLRVIQWTTGNIGRRSLHAIIGRDDMELVGVYAHGADKVGVDAAELAGWPDPTGVTATNDIDALIALGADACCYNPLWPSVDELVRLLESGVNVCSSAAWITGGKQTPQDRKRIEDACHKGNTTIFGSGAHPGITNMVGMVLSASCERVDEIRITESVDCSTYESAETQTAMGFSQDPETPGLAENVRRESEVFAESAAMMADAIGAKLDRMTFDVTFTAATGDSDLGFMKIPAGTVGGVYGYHRGWQGDRNVVSVGFNWTMGSHVKPPKPLEHGHVIQVFGLPNMRTVLHCLPPKDWTEPGFMGLGMIYTAMPVTNAVPAVVAAAPGIMTLADLPPVTGRVAP, via the coding sequence ATGACCACAATCAGCACCGACCGTCCGTTGCGCGTGATTCAGTGGACGACCGGCAACATCGGCCGGCGGTCGCTGCACGCCATCATCGGCCGCGACGACATGGAGCTGGTGGGCGTCTATGCCCACGGCGCCGACAAGGTCGGTGTCGACGCCGCCGAGCTGGCCGGCTGGCCGGATCCGACCGGGGTGACGGCCACCAACGACATCGACGCGCTGATCGCGCTGGGCGCCGACGCCTGTTGCTATAACCCGTTGTGGCCCAGCGTCGACGAGCTGGTCCGGCTGCTGGAGTCCGGGGTCAATGTATGCTCCAGCGCGGCCTGGATCACCGGTGGCAAGCAGACGCCGCAGGACCGCAAGCGCATCGAGGACGCCTGCCACAAGGGCAACACCACCATCTTCGGCAGCGGCGCTCACCCCGGGATAACGAACATGGTCGGCATGGTGCTGTCGGCTTCGTGCGAGCGCGTCGACGAAATCCGGATCACCGAGTCGGTGGACTGCTCGACTTACGAGTCCGCGGAAACCCAGACCGCCATGGGCTTCTCGCAAGACCCCGAGACCCCCGGTCTCGCGGAGAACGTGCGCCGGGAAAGCGAGGTCTTCGCCGAGTCGGCGGCAATGATGGCCGACGCGATCGGGGCGAAGCTGGACAGGATGACCTTCGACGTCACGTTCACCGCCGCCACCGGTGACTCCGACCTGGGCTTCATGAAGATCCCCGCGGGAACTGTCGGCGGAGTCTACGGCTACCACCGCGGCTGGCAGGGCGACCGCAACGTCGTCAGCGTCGGCTTCAACTGGACCATGGGCAGTCACGTAAAGCCGCCCAAGCCACTCGAGCACGGCCACGTCATCCAGGTTTTCGGGCTGCCCAACATGCGCACGGTCCTGCACTGCCTGCCGCCGAAAGACTGGACAGAACCCGGATTCATGGGGTTGGGAATGATTTACACGGCCATGCCGGTTACCAATGCCGTCCCGGCGGTGGTGGCCGCCGCACCCGGGATAATGACGCTTGCCGATTTGCCGCCGGTAACCGGTCGCGTCGCACCCTGA
- a CDS encoding MmpS family transport accessory protein, which yields MGAISRALRRAWIPLLLVVVLATSTLVVSRLHRIFGSEDLNANAGKGIEIVQFNPKVVVYDISGPPGSTANINYWDENANTHQINDAPLPWSTTISTTLPSVSANIMAQSDGRTISCKITVDGVVRDSQNSDGHNAQTFCLVKSA from the coding sequence ATGGGTGCCATATCCCGGGCGCTCAGGAGAGCGTGGATACCCCTGTTGTTGGTGGTGGTACTTGCCACGTCGACCCTGGTGGTATCGCGCCTGCACAGAATTTTCGGGTCCGAGGACCTCAACGCGAATGCGGGCAAGGGGATCGAGATCGTGCAATTCAATCCGAAGGTCGTCGTCTACGACATCTCCGGCCCACCGGGATCCACCGCGAACATCAATTACTGGGACGAGAACGCCAACACCCACCAGATCAACGATGCCCCACTGCCCTGGTCGACGACCATCTCGACGACGTTGCCATCGGTGAGCGCCAACATCATGGCGCAAAGCGACGGCCGCACGATCAGCTGCAAGATCACGGTGGACGGCGTGGTCCGCGATAGCCAAAACTCCGACGGCCACAACGCCCAGACCTTCTGCCTGGTGAAGTCCGCATGA
- a CDS encoding MMPL/RND family transporter — MTDIDKAERDASAADTGPIKTAKSPSMADRGHRPYLPHAVRIFAIPIILIWVFVTVLVNVIVPTLEVVGEAHSAPMTPLDAPSMKAMMRMGHNFREFDSNSTVMIVLEGQQPLGPDAHKYYDKLIRDLRADPKHIQHIQDFWGDRLTAAGAQSADGKAAYVQINLAGNQGTTLANESVDAVRKAIEENKAPPGVKAYVTGPAALSDDMHIIGNASLATITLFTLGAIAIMLLLVYRSIVTTLVQLFMTFVALACARGVVAVLAYHNAFGLTTFAANILTMLAIAAGTDYGIFLVGRYQEALSAGEDREDAYYTTFKGVTPVILGSGLTIAGATYCLSFSRLPWFNTMGAPVAIGMLVVVLAGITLGPAVVFIGSRFHLFERQAKRGRLWRRVGTAVVRWPAPILAVSAAVVLVGMIALPSFHTSYNDRHYLPLSAPSNQGQEAANRHFSEARMNPDLLMVESDHDMRNPADMLVLDRVAKNEMRTLGIAMVQDITRPLGIPIQHSSIPFQNSIQSQTTMQNMGFLKERIADILKMADDLQTQIDTSQRQYEVSLDLANAADDSAKTTAVTSQITDSLRDHIADFDDTFRPVRTYFYWEKHCYDIPICIGLRSLFDTFDGFDQLAEQFHYLTTDIQHTAKASRDLTALFPTLITTLKTTRGITLTLYQTFKAMIDQMEAMSNTAIVMGQSFDNSKNDDFFYLPPEAFDNPDFQTGLRMFLSPDGKSARFFITHQGDPMSPEGIARVDAERTAAQEGLKQSSLSDARVYLGGTAATFKDMADGEKYDLMIAVVSALTLIFMIMLLLTRSVVAALVIVGTAASSIAASFGLSVLIWQDLFGIRIHWIVMALSVIILLAVGSDYNLLLVSRFKEEIHHGLKTGIIRSMAGTGGVVTAAGLVFAFTMAAMLGSELRVLGQFGSTVCIGLLLDTLIVRTLLMPSIATLLGRWFWWPLVVHPRGDYGRRPVPAAAPVAPAASGARS, encoded by the coding sequence ATGACCGACATCGACAAGGCCGAGCGCGACGCCAGCGCGGCGGATACCGGCCCGATCAAGACCGCCAAGAGCCCCAGCATGGCCGACCGCGGCCACCGCCCCTACCTCCCCCACGCGGTCCGGATCTTCGCGATACCGATCATCCTGATCTGGGTTTTCGTCACGGTCCTGGTGAACGTCATCGTTCCCACCCTGGAGGTCGTGGGCGAGGCGCACTCGGCGCCGATGACCCCGCTGGACGCGCCGTCGATGAAGGCGATGATGCGGATGGGCCATAACTTCCGCGAATTCGATTCCAACAGCACGGTGATGATCGTGCTGGAGGGCCAGCAACCCCTGGGCCCCGACGCACACAAGTACTACGACAAGCTGATTCGCGATCTGCGCGCGGATCCCAAGCACATTCAGCACATTCAGGACTTCTGGGGTGACCGGCTGACGGCGGCCGGCGCGCAGAGCGCCGACGGCAAGGCCGCCTATGTGCAGATCAACCTCGCCGGTAACCAGGGCACCACGCTGGCCAACGAGTCGGTGGATGCCGTCCGCAAGGCCATCGAGGAGAACAAGGCGCCGCCCGGCGTGAAGGCCTACGTCACCGGTCCCGCCGCGTTGTCCGACGACATGCACATCATCGGTAACGCCAGCCTGGCGACGATCACGCTGTTCACCCTGGGCGCGATCGCGATCATGCTCCTGCTGGTCTACCGGTCCATCGTCACCACGTTGGTCCAGCTGTTCATGACCTTTGTCGCGTTGGCGTGTGCGCGGGGTGTCGTCGCGGTTCTGGCGTATCACAACGCATTTGGGCTCACGACGTTCGCGGCGAACATCCTCACCATGCTGGCGATCGCCGCGGGAACGGACTACGGCATCTTCCTGGTCGGCCGCTATCAAGAGGCCTTGTCGGCGGGCGAGGATCGAGAAGACGCGTACTACACCACCTTCAAGGGCGTGACCCCGGTCATCTTGGGCTCGGGCCTGACGATCGCCGGCGCGACCTATTGCCTGAGCTTTTCGCGGTTGCCGTGGTTCAACACTATGGGCGCGCCCGTGGCGATCGGCATGCTGGTCGTGGTGCTGGCCGGAATCACGCTGGGCCCCGCGGTGGTTTTCATCGGCAGCCGCTTCCACCTCTTCGAGAGGCAGGCCAAGCGCGGCCGGCTGTGGCGCCGGGTGGGTACCGCCGTAGTACGTTGGCCCGCACCGATTTTGGCCGTCAGCGCCGCCGTCGTGCTGGTCGGCATGATCGCCCTGCCGAGCTTTCACACCAGCTACAACGACCGGCATTATCTGCCGCTGTCGGCCCCGTCCAACCAGGGGCAGGAAGCCGCGAACCGGCACTTCTCCGAGGCGCGGATGAACCCCGACCTGTTGATGGTCGAGTCCGACCACGACATGCGCAACCCGGCCGACATGCTGGTGCTCGACCGGGTCGCCAAGAACGAGATGCGCACGCTGGGCATCGCGATGGTCCAGGACATCACCCGGCCGCTGGGCATTCCGATTCAGCACAGCTCGATACCGTTCCAGAACAGCATCCAGAGCCAGACCACGATGCAGAACATGGGCTTCCTCAAGGAGCGCATCGCCGACATCCTCAAGATGGCCGACGACCTGCAGACGCAGATCGACACCTCCCAGCGCCAGTACGAGGTGTCACTGGATCTGGCCAACGCAGCCGACGACAGCGCGAAGACCACGGCGGTGACGTCGCAGATCACCGACAGCCTGCGAGATCACATCGCGGATTTCGACGACACGTTCCGGCCGGTCCGCACGTACTTCTACTGGGAGAAGCACTGCTACGACATCCCGATCTGCATCGGGTTGCGGTCCCTGTTCGACACCTTCGACGGTTTCGACCAACTCGCCGAACAGTTCCACTACCTCACGACCGACATCCAGCACACCGCCAAGGCCTCACGCGACCTGACGGCGCTGTTCCCCACTTTGATCACAACGCTGAAGACGACCCGGGGCATCACGTTGACGCTTTACCAGACGTTCAAGGCGATGATCGATCAGATGGAGGCGATGAGCAACACCGCCATCGTGATGGGGCAGAGCTTCGACAACTCCAAGAACGACGATTTCTTCTATCTGCCGCCGGAAGCCTTCGACAACCCCGATTTCCAGACGGGTCTGCGCATGTTCCTGTCGCCGGACGGTAAGTCGGCACGGTTCTTCATCACCCATCAGGGCGATCCGATGTCGCCGGAGGGCATCGCCCGGGTCGACGCCGAACGCACCGCCGCGCAGGAGGGGCTGAAGCAGTCGTCGCTGTCGGATGCCCGGGTGTATCTCGGCGGAACCGCCGCGACGTTCAAGGACATGGCCGACGGCGAGAAATACGACCTGATGATCGCGGTGGTGTCGGCGCTGACGCTGATCTTCATGATCATGCTGCTGCTCACCCGAAGCGTGGTGGCCGCGTTGGTGATCGTGGGCACCGCGGCCAGCTCGATCGCGGCGTCATTCGGTCTTTCCGTGCTGATTTGGCAGGATCTGTTCGGCATCCGCATCCACTGGATCGTGATGGCGCTGTCGGTCATCATCCTGTTGGCCGTCGGATCCGACTACAACCTGCTGCTGGTCTCCCGATTCAAAGAGGAGATCCATCACGGGCTCAAGACGGGGATCATCCGATCGATGGCCGGCACGGGTGGAGTGGTGACGGCGGCCGGGCTGGTGTTCGCTTTCACGATGGCGGCGATGCTGGGCAGCGAACTGCGGGTGTTGGGGCAATTCGGGTCCACGGTCTGCATCGGCCTGTTGCTCGACACCCTGATCGTGCGAACGCTGCTGATGCCGTCGATCGCCACGCTGCTCGGACGCTGGTTCTGGTGGCCGCTGGTCGTGCACCCGCGCGGCGACTACGGTCGTCGGCCCGTGCCCGCTGCCGCTCCCGTGGCGCCGGCCGCGTCAGGCGCCCGGAGCTAG
- a CDS encoding DegV family protein, producing MPVVVVTDASARLPADLLSRWAIRVVPLHVLLDGADLRDGVDEIPDEIYEHQATTAAATPAELEAAYRQALADSDGDGVVAVHISSALSGTYGVAVRAAAEIGPAVRVVDSKSAAMGTGFVALAAARAAAAGGDLDSVADAANSAVVRGRAFIVVHGLDNLRRSGRIGGAKAWLGTALSLKPLLCIEDGKLVLAQRVRTVSKATTAMLDRVCEVVGDGVAALAVHHVVNPDGADEVAAALARQLPACQPAIVTSLGPVLGVHVGPGAVAVCLDLAPGA from the coding sequence ATGCCCGTCGTGGTGGTGACGGATGCGTCAGCGCGTCTGCCAGCCGATCTGCTGAGCAGGTGGGCGATCCGCGTTGTCCCGCTGCATGTTTTGCTCGACGGCGCTGACCTGCGCGACGGTGTGGACGAGATTCCCGACGAAATCTACGAACACCAAGCAACGACCGCGGCGGCCACTCCCGCCGAGCTCGAAGCCGCCTACCGCCAGGCCCTGGCCGACAGCGACGGCGACGGCGTGGTGGCGGTGCACATTTCGTCGGCACTGTCGGGCACGTATGGGGTGGCCGTGCGGGCCGCGGCCGAGATCGGGCCGGCGGTGCGGGTCGTCGACTCGAAATCGGCGGCAATGGGCACCGGATTTGTCGCGCTGGCCGCCGCGCGTGCCGCGGCCGCGGGCGGCGACCTGGATTCCGTTGCTGACGCGGCGAATTCGGCCGTCGTCCGCGGCCGCGCGTTCATCGTGGTGCACGGATTGGACAACTTGCGGCGCAGCGGGCGGATCGGCGGCGCCAAGGCGTGGCTGGGCACCGCGCTCTCGCTCAAGCCACTGCTGTGCATCGAGGACGGCAAACTGGTTCTGGCGCAACGGGTCCGGACGGTGAGCAAAGCGACCACTGCGATGCTCGACCGGGTCTGCGAGGTCGTCGGCGACGGCGTCGCGGCGCTGGCGGTGCACCACGTCGTCAACCCGGACGGGGCCGACGAGGTGGCGGCCGCGCTGGCGCGGCAGCTCCCGGCATGCCAGCCGGCGATCGTCACCTCGTTGGGACCGGTGCTCGGGGTGCATGTGGGCCCCGGCGCCGTCGCGGTGTGCCTGGACCTAGCTCCGGGCGCCTGA
- the octT gene encoding diglucosylglycerate octanoyltransferase, translating into MCSDVRPTLLIFADSLSYYGPTGGLPADDPRIWPNLVASQLDWDMELIGRIGWTCRDVWWAATQDPRAWAALPRAGAVIFATSGMDSLPSVLPTALRELIRYVRPPWLRRWVRDGYGWLQPRFSPLARPALPPHLTAEYLEQTRAAIDFNRPGIPVVASLPSVHIAETYGKAHHGRTGTVAAITEWAQQHDVPLVDLKAAVAEQVMTGRGNPDGIHWNFEAHRAVAELMLKALAEAGVVTMQSAQRDEEEPRDQAGVVTMQSAQRDEEEPRDQAGVATEKPRG; encoded by the coding sequence ATGTGCTCTGACGTACGGCCCACGCTGCTGATCTTTGCCGACTCCCTGTCCTACTATGGCCCGACCGGCGGGCTGCCCGCCGACGACCCGCGCATCTGGCCGAACCTTGTTGCCTCGCAACTCGATTGGGACATGGAATTGATCGGGCGCATCGGCTGGACCTGCCGCGACGTCTGGTGGGCGGCGACCCAGGATCCGCGGGCGTGGGCGGCGTTGCCGCGGGCGGGCGCGGTGATTTTCGCGACCAGCGGGATGGACTCGTTGCCGTCTGTGTTGCCGACCGCGTTACGGGAGCTGATCCGCTATGTGCGCCCACCGTGGCTGCGGCGCTGGGTCCGCGACGGCTACGGCTGGTTGCAGCCGAGGTTTTCGCCGCTGGCTCGGCCGGCGCTGCCGCCGCACCTGACCGCAGAGTATCTCGAACAGACCAGGGCCGCAATCGATTTCAACCGCCCCGGCATTCCGGTTGTGGCATCGCTGCCGTCGGTGCATATCGCCGAGACGTACGGCAAGGCTCATCACGGCCGCACCGGCACGGTAGCCGCGATCACCGAATGGGCCCAGCAACACGACGTGCCCTTGGTGGACCTCAAGGCCGCGGTGGCCGAACAAGTGATGACCGGGCGGGGTAATCCCGATGGCATCCACTGGAATTTCGAGGCCCACCGGGCGGTCGCGGAGCTGATGCTCAAGGCGCTGGCCGAGGCCGGCGTGGTGACGATGCAGAGCGCGCAGCGCGATGAGGAGGAGCCGCGCGATCAGGCCGGCGTGGTGACGATGCAGAGCGCGCAGCGCGATGAGGAGGAGCCGCGCGATCAGGCCGGCGTGGCGACCGAGAAACCGCGCGGCTGA
- the gpgP gene encoding glucosyl-3-phosphoglycerate phosphatase: protein MTIRRLVMLRHGQTDFNADSRMQGQLDSALTELGRAQAVAAAEVLGKLQPLLIVSSDLHRAYDTALKLGERTGLRVRVDRRLRETHLGDWQGLSHNEVDALAPGARLAWRDDATWAPHGGESRVDVAARSVPLVAELVSGEPEWGELAEPDRPVVLVAHGGLIAALVAALLRLPVANWPVLGGMGNASWVQLSGHSDDGVADLDGIRWRLDVWNASAQVSNDVL, encoded by the coding sequence ATGACCATCCGTCGTCTGGTGATGTTGCGACACGGCCAAACCGACTTCAATGCCGATAGCCGCATGCAGGGGCAGCTGGACTCCGCGCTCACCGAGCTGGGCCGCGCCCAAGCCGTCGCCGCGGCAGAGGTGCTGGGCAAGCTGCAACCGTTGCTGATCGTGTCGTCGGATCTGCATCGCGCCTACGACACCGCGCTCAAGTTGGGGGAGCGGACCGGGCTGCGGGTCCGGGTGGACCGGCGGCTGCGCGAGACTCACCTCGGCGACTGGCAGGGCTTGTCGCACAACGAAGTTGACGCGCTGGCGCCCGGCGCACGGCTGGCGTGGCGCGACGATGCGACGTGGGCGCCCCACGGCGGGGAAAGCCGGGTCGACGTCGCGGCGCGCAGCGTGCCGCTGGTCGCGGAGTTGGTGTCCGGCGAACCGGAATGGGGCGAACTCGCCGAACCGGACCGGCCGGTGGTGCTGGTGGCCCACGGCGGCCTGATCGCGGCCTTGGTGGCCGCGCTGCTGAGGCTTCCGGTCGCCAACTGGCCGGTCCTGGGCGGTATGGGCAATGCCAGTTGGGTACAGCTGTCGGGTCATTCCGACGACGGCGTCGCCGACCTGGACGGCATCCGTTGGCGTCTCGATGTGTGGAACGCCTCTGCGCAGGTATCCAACGATGTGCTCTGA
- the rsfS gene encoding ribosome silencing factor has product MSATREAVDMATVAANAAAAKLADDVVVIDVSGQLVITDCFVIASASNERQVNAIVDEVEEKMREAGYKPARREGTREGRWTLLDYRDIVVHIQHQDDRDFYALDRLWSDCPAVPVKLTDDPGDSQDSASAP; this is encoded by the coding sequence GTGAGCGCGACCCGGGAAGCCGTCGACATGGCGACGGTGGCGGCGAACGCGGCGGCGGCCAAGCTGGCCGACGACGTCGTCGTCATCGACGTCTCGGGACAGCTGGTGATCACCGACTGCTTCGTAATCGCCTCGGCGTCCAACGAGCGACAGGTCAACGCCATCGTCGACGAGGTCGAGGAGAAGATGCGCGAAGCCGGCTACAAGCCGGCCCGCCGCGAAGGCACTCGAGAGGGGCGCTGGACGTTGCTGGATTACCGCGACATCGTCGTGCACATTCAGCATCAGGACGACCGCGACTTCTACGCCCTGGACCGGTTGTGGAGCGATTGCCCCGCGGTGCCCGTCAAGTTGACCGACGATCCGGGAGACTCGCAGGATTCGGCGAGCGCGCCATGA
- the nadD gene encoding nicotinate-nucleotide adenylyltransferase yields MQKRRRRLGVMGGTFDPIHYGHLVAASEVADLFDLDEVVFVPSGQPWQKTRRVSAAEDRYLMTVIATASNPRFSVSRVDIDRDGPTYTKDTLQDLRVVNPDSELFFITGADALSSILSWQGWEVLFELARFVGVSRPGYELHHEHITEAVGELAKDALTLVEIPALAISSTDCRQRALERRPLWYLMPDGVVQYVSKRRLYTKPGDEGPA; encoded by the coding sequence GTGCAAAAGCGCCGTCGCAGGCTGGGAGTTATGGGTGGGACGTTCGATCCCATCCATTACGGCCACTTGGTCGCCGCCAGCGAGGTGGCCGACCTGTTCGACCTCGACGAAGTGGTGTTCGTGCCCAGCGGTCAGCCGTGGCAGAAGACGCGGCGGGTCTCGGCCGCCGAGGACCGCTACCTGATGACGGTGATCGCCACGGCTTCCAATCCGCGGTTCTCGGTGAGCCGTGTCGACATCGACCGCGATGGCCCCACCTACACCAAGGACACCCTGCAGGACCTGCGGGTCGTCAACCCGGATTCGGAGCTGTTCTTCATCACCGGCGCCGACGCGCTGTCGTCGATCCTGTCCTGGCAGGGCTGGGAGGTGCTGTTCGAGTTGGCGCGGTTCGTCGGGGTCAGCCGCCCTGGCTACGAGCTGCACCACGAGCACATCACCGAGGCCGTCGGCGAGCTGGCCAAGGACGCGTTGACCCTGGTCGAGATCCCCGCCCTGGCGATCTCGTCGACCGACTGCCGCCAGCGCGCCCTGGAGCGCCGGCCGCTGTGGTATCTGATGCCCGACGGTGTCGTGCAATACGTCTCCAAGCGCCGGCTTTACACCAAGCCGGGTGACGAGGGACCGGCGTGA
- a CDS encoding vWA domain-containing protein — protein MAIRRVRPSRPLAPHGLPGHLVGFVEALRASGISVGPSETVDAGRVMATLGLGDRNVLREGLACAVLRRPDHRETYDAMFDLWFPAALGERTVVADDESGAASGDGALPDDDVEAMREMLVNLLADNPELADMDERLVAMIARIVEAYGKYSSSRGPSFSSYQALKAMALDELEGKLLAGLLAPYGDEPTPTQEQIAKALAAQRISQLRKLVDAETKRRTAEQLGRDHVQMYGIPQLSENVEFLRASGDQLRQMQRVVAPLARTLATRLAARRRRSRAGAIDLRKTLRKSMSTGGVPIDVVLAKPRPARPELVVLCDVSGSVAGFSHFTLLLVHALRQQFSRVRVFAFIDTTDEVTHMFGPECDLAVAIQRITREAGVYSRDGHSDYGNAFESFVQANPNVLSPRSSLLILGDGRTNYRDPALGILEDMVTASRHAHWLNPEPRHLWGSGDSAVPRYQNVITMHECRSAKQLASVIDQLLPV, from the coding sequence ATGGCCATCCGCCGAGTCCGTCCCTCCCGCCCGCTGGCCCCGCACGGGCTGCCGGGCCACTTGGTGGGGTTTGTGGAAGCGCTTCGCGCCAGCGGGATTTCGGTGGGGCCGTCGGAGACGGTGGACGCCGGACGGGTGATGGCCACGCTCGGCCTGGGCGATCGCAACGTGCTCCGCGAGGGCCTGGCCTGCGCGGTGTTGCGCCGGCCCGACCACCGCGAGACCTACGACGCGATGTTCGACCTGTGGTTCCCCGCGGCGCTGGGCGAGCGGACGGTCGTCGCCGACGACGAGTCGGGCGCGGCCTCCGGTGACGGCGCGCTGCCCGACGACGACGTCGAGGCGATGCGCGAGATGCTGGTGAATCTGCTTGCCGACAACCCCGAGCTCGCCGACATGGACGAGCGCCTGGTCGCCATGATCGCGCGAATCGTCGAGGCCTACGGCAAATACAGCTCCAGCCGCGGCCCGTCGTTCTCGTCCTACCAGGCGCTCAAAGCGATGGCCCTGGACGAATTGGAGGGCAAGCTGCTGGCGGGACTGCTCGCCCCGTACGGCGACGAGCCCACGCCGACACAGGAGCAGATCGCCAAAGCGCTTGCCGCACAGCGCATATCGCAGCTTCGAAAGTTGGTCGACGCCGAAACCAAGCGTCGCACCGCCGAACAATTGGGCCGCGACCACGTCCAGATGTACGGCATTCCGCAGCTCTCGGAGAACGTCGAGTTCCTGCGCGCCTCCGGCGACCAGCTGCGCCAGATGCAGCGGGTGGTGGCGCCGTTGGCCCGCACGCTGGCGACCCGGCTGGCGGCCCGCCGGCGCCGCAGCCGCGCCGGCGCGATCGACCTGCGCAAGACGCTGCGCAAGTCCATGTCGACTGGCGGTGTGCCGATCGACGTCGTGCTGGCAAAACCGCGCCCGGCGCGCCCGGAGCTGGTGGTGCTGTGCGACGTGTCGGGTTCGGTCGCCGGCTTCAGCCACTTCACTCTGCTGCTGGTGCATGCACTGCGGCAACAGTTTTCGCGCGTGCGGGTGTTCGCCTTCATCGACACCACCGACGAGGTGACGCACATGTTCGGCCCGGAGTGCGACCTGGCCGTGGCGATCCAGCGGATCACCCGCGAGGCGGGCGTGTACAGTCGCGACGGCCACTCCGACTACGGCAACGCGTTCGAGTCGTTCGTGCAGGCCAACCCGAATGTGTTGTCGCCGCGCAGCTCGCTGTTGATCCTTGGTGACGGCCGCACCAACTACCGCGACCCGGCGCTCGGCATCCTGGAAGACATGGTCACCGCCAGCCGTCACGCGCACTGGCTCAACCCCGAGCCCAGACACCTGTGGGGCAGCGGCGATTCCGCGGTGCCGCGGTATCAAAACGTGATCACCATGCACGAATGCCGCTCCGCCAAGCAGCTGGCCTCCGTCATCGACCAGCTGCTGCCGGTGTGA
- a CDS encoding AAA family ATPase: MSVPARPAPLFADIDDVARRLAETGYLPDTATATAVFLADRLGKPLLVEGPAGVGKTELARAVAQATGAGLVRLQCYEGVDEARALYEWNHAKQILRIQAGSGDWQATKDDVFSEEFLLQRPLLTAIRRTDPTVLLIDETDKADIEIEGLLLEVLSDFAVTVPELGTITASRTPFVLLTSNATRELSEALKRRCLFLHIDFPSPDLERRILLSRVPELPAHLAEELVRIIGVLRGMQLKKVPSIAETIDWGRTLLALGLDTIDDAVVAQTLGVVLKHQSDQQRASGELRLN, encoded by the coding sequence GTGAGTGTGCCCGCCCGACCCGCGCCGCTTTTCGCCGACATCGACGACGTCGCCCGACGGCTGGCTGAGACCGGCTACCTGCCGGACACCGCCACCGCGACGGCGGTTTTCCTGGCCGATCGGCTGGGCAAGCCGTTGCTGGTGGAGGGCCCGGCCGGAGTGGGCAAGACCGAGTTGGCCCGTGCCGTCGCGCAGGCCACCGGCGCGGGCCTGGTTCGGCTGCAGTGCTACGAGGGTGTCGACGAGGCGCGCGCGCTCTACGAGTGGAACCACGCCAAGCAGATCCTGCGCATCCAGGCCGGCTCCGGCGACTGGCAGGCCACCAAAGACGACGTGTTCAGCGAGGAGTTCCTGCTGCAGCGTCCGCTGCTGACCGCCATCCGGCGCACCGACCCGACGGTGCTGCTGATCGACGAGACCGACAAGGCCGACATCGAAATCGAGGGCCTGCTGCTGGAGGTGCTCTCCGATTTCGCGGTGACGGTCCCCGAACTCGGGACCATCACCGCCAGCCGGACACCGTTCGTGCTGCTGACGTCCAACGCGACCCGCGAGCTGTCCGAGGCGCTCAAGCGTCGCTGCCTGTTCCTGCACATCGACTTCCCCAGCCCCGACCTGGAGCGTCGCATCTTGTTGTCCCGCGTGCCCGAGCTGCCCGCGCACCTGGCCGAGGAGTTGGTGCGCATCATCGGAGTGCTGCGCGGAATGCAGCTCAAGAAGGTGCCGTCGATCGCCGAGACCATCGACTGGGGCCGCACCTTGCTCGCGCTGGGTCTGGACACCATTGACGACGCGGTCGTCGCCCAGACGCTGGGCGTGGTCCTCAAACACCAGTCGGATCAGCAGCGCGCGTCCGGGGAGCTCCGGCTCAATTAG